The Populus trichocarpa isolate Nisqually-1 chromosome 2, P.trichocarpa_v4.1, whole genome shotgun sequence genome has a window encoding:
- the LOC18096575 gene encoding uncharacterized protein LOC18096575, whose amino-acid sequence MRSKEKETWNVQGCHHSKLQHLPERLLSNWKAISPASQKKLCKAMESGDLGDEDYYKYARKLCYRNLNENKIGRLGRAYQNRIFDLTISPERIIRKLKSEEYGFHYKDILKVPHPSRTIPCFATGSPLSKVVQRLPFHFTEANA is encoded by the exons ATGCGaagcaaagaaaaggaaacctgGAATGTTCAGGGATGTCATCATTCAAAGCTACAACATCTTCCTGAAAGGCTCCTTTCAAACTGGAAG GCAATTTCTCCAGCATCTCAGAAAAAACTGTGCAAGGCTATGGAGTCTGGTGACTTAGGTGATGAAGATTATTACA AGTATGCTAGGAAATTATGCTACAggaatttgaatgaaaataagaTCGGTAGGCTTGGAAGAGCCTATCAGAACCGGATATTTGATCTCACTATTAGCCCTGAGCGGATCATCAGGAAACTGAAAAGTGAGGAATATGGTTTCCATTATAAAGACATTCTTAAGGTTCCTCATCCTTCTCGAACTATACCGTGTTTTGCCACTGGGAGCCCTCTGTCCAAAGTTGTTCAGAGACTGCCATTTCATTTCACAGAAGCAAATGCGTGA